One window of Hujiaoplasma nucleasis genomic DNA carries:
- a CDS encoding 50S ribosomal protein L25 — translation MKIEKRTESLKNVRGMKKIPGVLFGKTIEPISIQVDEKVFHDTLNEKGLTQTFEVKLGNKKHLVYIKDIQRDIVKHNDFLNIKLQKVSKDDTITTNIPLNIIGREKVEKPGVMVSVPNDSLEVEYNVGSGVSHIDVDVSALRIGDSLAVKDLTIPEGLKVHTDSEQTVVSVVETHYDEAELETEEVDPEDVEIITEKSEKDEE, via the coding sequence ATGAAAATAGAAAAACGTACAGAATCTTTAAAAAATGTAAGAGGTATGAAAAAAATACCTGGTGTATTATTTGGTAAAACAATTGAACCAATTTCAATTCAAGTTGATGAAAAAGTTTTTCATGATACATTGAATGAAAAAGGATTAACGCAAACATTTGAAGTGAAATTAGGTAATAAAAAACATTTAGTATACATTAAAGACATTCAAAGAGATATCGTAAAACACAATGATTTCTTAAATATTAAGCTACAAAAAGTATCAAAAGACGATACTATTACTACAAATATTCCATTGAATATTATCGGTAGAGAAAAAGTTGAAAAACCTGGTGTTATGGTTTCAGTTCCTAATGATTCATTAGAAGTTGAATACAATGTTGGTTCAGGTGTATCTCACATTGATGTTGATGTTTCTGCGTTAAGAATCGGAGATTCTTTAGCTGTTAAAGATTTGACAATTCCAGAAGGATTGAAAGTTCACACTGATTCAGAACAAACTGTTGTATCGGTTGTGGAAACACATTATGATGAAGCAGAACTAGAAACTGAAGAAGTTGATCCAGAAGATGTTGAAATAATTACTGAAAAGTCTGAAAAAGACGAAGAATAA
- a CDS encoding RNA polymerase sigma factor: MPINYDDYIDKLIEKDNDAFKVVYEHTKRGVFSIIISLVRNKTVTEDLMQDTYIKMIQKIRQYQKGRNFNAWLIQIAKNTALDYLRKSKKETLYDPQEQAYYHASQKTEGKTYHVSDLVESLNEDEKQIVLLRAVSEYKFKDIAKMVDKPLGTVLWIYSKAIKQLKKEVGSNE; this comes from the coding sequence ATGCCTATTAATTACGATGATTATATTGATAAACTTATAGAAAAAGATAACGACGCCTTTAAAGTAGTTTACGAACATACTAAAAGAGGTGTTTTTTCAATAATTATTTCATTAGTAAGAAATAAAACTGTAACTGAAGATTTAATGCAAGACACTTACATAAAAATGATACAAAAAATAAGACAGTATCAAAAAGGAAGAAATTTTAATGCTTGGTTAATTCAAATTGCTAAAAATACTGCTTTAGATTATTTAAGGAAATCCAAAAAAGAAACCTTATACGATCCTCAGGAACAAGCTTATTATCATGCATCTCAAAAAACTGAGGGTAAAACCTATCATGTATCAGATTTAGTAGAAAGTCTAAATGAAGACGAAAAGCAAATAGTCTTGTTAAGAGCTGTATCAGAATATAAATTTAAAGATATAGCCAAAATGGTTGATAAACCATTAGGCACTGTCTTATGGATATACAGTAAAGCCATAAAGCAACTTAAGAAGGAGGTGGGTTCAAATGAATAA
- a CDS encoding endonuclease I family protein yields the protein MKKKLTMIISIIVFIIAAFIYLDSSFELGLVDKIERQFDTQAPEIKTDNLRAKYLLNENFNLDVECIDNLDDACEVIIIGDFSTQEEGNFQVELIATDNKGNSSSFIYEYAVVKNADGSMYIPLGYYDGIDNLEGEALKEFLNEITKNHRVYPYTDDQTDVWDILRAADQDPNNENNVIGFYTGLSIPKDCQDTNNPPSFCQIDAYGESKIVEWNREHIWSKSRGFPTETYDAYTDAHHLVAAERVMNSIKNNRFFEDCHDGDDIDIEDRGYDNYTCNVWDFEPRDEIKGDVARMIFYMVIRYEDETLDLEIVNDPMSLLDDRNDDDPIYGDIDDLLRWHIEDPVSEKEILRNELIFSYQGNRNPFIDLPSLVELIWGSHDKYQE from the coding sequence ATGAAGAAAAAATTAACCATGATTATTTCCATTATTGTTTTTATTATAGCCGCTTTCATTTATTTAGATTCTAGTTTTGAACTCGGACTTGTGGATAAAATAGAAAGACAATTCGATACACAAGCACCTGAAATTAAAACTGATAATCTAAGAGCCAAATACCTATTAAATGAAAATTTTAATTTAGATGTTGAATGTATAGACAATCTTGATGATGCATGTGAAGTCATCATCATTGGTGACTTTAGTACTCAAGAAGAAGGAAACTTTCAAGTAGAATTAATTGCTACTGATAATAAGGGTAATTCAAGTTCATTTATTTATGAGTATGCTGTTGTAAAAAATGCTGATGGTTCCATGTATATTCCTTTAGGTTACTATGATGGTATAGATAATCTTGAGGGTGAAGCATTAAAAGAATTCTTAAATGAAATTACAAAAAATCATAGAGTATATCCCTATACCGATGATCAAACAGACGTATGGGATATATTAAGAGCAGCTGATCAAGACCCAAATAACGAGAACAATGTTATAGGTTTCTATACTGGATTATCTATACCCAAAGATTGTCAAGATACCAATAATCCACCTTCATTTTGCCAAATAGATGCTTATGGAGAAAGTAAAATAGTTGAGTGGAATAGAGAGCATATCTGGTCGAAATCAAGAGGATTTCCTACCGAAACATATGACGCCTATACAGATGCTCATCATTTGGTTGCAGCTGAAAGAGTCATGAATTCCATTAAAAACAACCGATTCTTTGAAGATTGCCATGATGGGGATGATATTGATATAGAAGATAGAGGTTATGATAACTATACATGTAATGTTTGGGATTTTGAACCAAGAGATGAAATCAAAGGCGATGTTGCTAGAATGATATTTTATATGGTCATTCGTTATGAAGATGAGACTCTTGATTTAGAAATCGTTAATGACCCTATGTCTTTGTTAGATGATAGGAATGATGATGATCCTATTTATGGAGATATTGATGACTTATTAAGGTGGCATATAGAAGACCCAGTGAGTGAGAAAGAAATTTTAAGGAATGAACTAATCTTCTCTTATCAAGGCAACCGAAACCCATTTATAGATTTGCCTTCTTTAGTAGAGTTAATTTGGGGAAGTCACGATAAATATCAGGAATAA
- a CDS encoding aminopeptidase → MPKEILIDKLANLSVQVGANVQKDQVVVVNASTETRDIARKVVEKAYQAGAKEVIVNWRDEYTGKMAVEYQSIESLENIPEYAISRYKYFVDNGACVISIVSPIPGLNKDLDPKKQQAQAIASSKALNFYREHMMGNRSQWTIIAASNPIWAKKVFPNLDEDQAVEALWDAIFKASRVSEDNDPVEEWLKHNSSLIKHNQILNDYQFKSLYFKNALGTDLKVDLVNNHVWSGGQEEGTNGVVFNPNIPTEENFTMPLKTGVNGKVVATKPLDYQGNLIEDFWLEFKDGKVVNYDAKEGKENLKNLIEFDEGSSYLGEVALISHNSPISQSNILFFNTLFDENASCHLALGRAYPMNIQGGTEMSKEELAKHGYNNSMAHVDFMFGSEDMDIVGESKDGKKVQIFKDGNFVI, encoded by the coding sequence ATGCCAAAAGAAATTTTAATCGATAAGTTAGCAAACTTATCAGTACAAGTTGGAGCTAATGTTCAAAAAGACCAAGTAGTCGTGGTTAATGCTTCAACAGAAACAAGAGATATTGCAAGAAAAGTTGTTGAAAAAGCTTACCAAGCTGGAGCTAAGGAAGTTATCGTAAACTGGAGAGATGAATATACTGGAAAAATGGCGGTTGAATACCAAAGTATTGAAAGCCTTGAAAATATTCCTGAATACGCTATCAGTCGTTATAAGTACTTCGTTGATAATGGTGCCTGTGTTATTAGCATTGTGTCTCCTATTCCTGGGTTAAACAAAGATTTAGACCCTAAGAAACAACAAGCTCAAGCCATCGCTTCTTCTAAAGCCCTTAATTTTTATCGTGAACATATGATGGGTAATAGAAGTCAATGGACAATCATTGCCGCTTCAAACCCTATTTGGGCTAAAAAAGTTTTTCCAAATTTAGATGAGGATCAAGCTGTTGAAGCATTATGGGATGCTATCTTTAAAGCATCAAGAGTTTCAGAAGACAATGACCCAGTCGAAGAATGGCTAAAACATAATTCAAGTTTAATCAAACACAACCAAATTCTTAATGACTATCAATTTAAATCATTATACTTTAAAAATGCACTTGGAACTGATTTAAAAGTTGATTTAGTCAACAACCATGTATGGAGTGGTGGCCAAGAAGAAGGCACCAACGGTGTAGTTTTCAATCCTAATATTCCTACTGAAGAAAACTTTACCATGCCTTTAAAAACAGGCGTAAATGGAAAAGTTGTCGCTACCAAACCTTTAGATTATCAAGGTAATTTAATTGAAGATTTTTGGCTTGAATTCAAAGACGGGAAAGTCGTAAATTATGATGCTAAAGAAGGTAAAGAAAATTTGAAAAACTTAATTGAGTTTGATGAAGGTTCTTCTTACCTTGGCGAAGTTGCTCTGATCTCTCACAATTCACCAATTTCACAATCTAATATCTTGTTCTTTAACACTTTATTTGATGAAAATGCATCTTGCCACCTAGCTTTAGGTAGAGCATATCCGATGAATATTCAAGGCGGAACTGAAATGTCAAAAGAAGAATTAGCAAAGCATGGCTATAACAATTCTATGGCTCATGTAGATTTTATGTTTGGTTCTGAAGATATGGACATTGTTGGTGAAAGTAAAGACGGAAAAAAAGTTCAAATATTTAAAGACGGAAACTTTGTAATTTAA
- a CDS encoding Ldh family oxidoreductase: MVKAFMKLGLSKEDASICADVLMESDRRGIESHGVNRFKPIYVDRILDGIQKPITKIDILKETPTTAVLDANDGMGMVASFQAMNMAIEKAKKYGMGMVAVRNSTHYGIAGYYASMATKENMIGITGTNARPSIAPTFGVENMLGTNPLTIGLPSDEEFPFILDCATSITQRGKIEYFAKINQDTPKGMVLGRDGLPKTDSKQILEDLKNENAALAPLGGIGEELAGYKGYGYATVVEILSAALQAGSFLKMLSGVDESGQKKPYHLGHFFIAIDTEAFMGSKSFRKTTGDILRALRASKKAPGRERIYTAGEKEYLAWLERKDKGLPLTKASQNDIKEVNKKLNLNIDLPF, translated from the coding sequence ATGGTGAAAGCCTTTATGAAATTAGGGCTTTCAAAAGAAGATGCATCAATTTGCGCAGATGTGTTGATGGAAAGTGATCGTCGAGGTATTGAATCGCATGGAGTCAATCGCTTTAAGCCCATATATGTGGATAGGATTTTAGATGGAATTCAAAAACCTATAACAAAAATAGATATTCTAAAAGAAACACCAACAACCGCTGTGCTAGACGCCAACGATGGCATGGGAATGGTCGCATCTTTTCAAGCCATGAATATGGCCATTGAAAAAGCGAAAAAATATGGTATGGGCATGGTGGCGGTTAGAAACTCTACCCACTATGGTATTGCAGGGTATTATGCTTCTATGGCAACAAAAGAAAATATGATAGGAATAACTGGAACCAATGCCAGACCATCTATAGCTCCAACATTTGGCGTTGAAAACATGTTAGGAACCAATCCTTTAACCATTGGTTTGCCAAGTGATGAAGAATTTCCTTTTATATTAGATTGTGCCACAAGTATAACCCAAAGAGGAAAGATAGAGTATTTTGCAAAGATAAATCAAGATACACCAAAAGGTATGGTTCTTGGTAGAGATGGTCTTCCTAAAACTGACTCAAAACAAATTTTAGAAGACTTAAAAAATGAAAATGCAGCTTTAGCTCCTTTAGGGGGAATTGGCGAAGAACTTGCCGGTTACAAAGGCTATGGATATGCCACTGTGGTTGAGATATTATCGGCTGCTTTACAGGCAGGAAGTTTTTTAAAAATGTTATCAGGGGTTGATGAATCAGGACAGAAAAAGCCTTACCATTTAGGTCATTTTTTTATTGCGATTGATACAGAAGCTTTTATGGGTTCTAAAAGTTTTAGAAAAACCACAGGAGATATATTAAGAGCTTTGAGGGCTTCAAAAAAAGCTCCAGGGCGAGAACGTATTTATACAGCTGGAGAAAAAGAGTATCTAGCTTGGCTAGAAAGAAAAGATAAGGGTCTTCCATTAACTAAGGCCAGTCAAAATGATATTAAGGAGGTGAATAAAAAGTTAAATCTAAATATCGATTTACCTTTTTAA
- the msrB gene encoding peptide-methionine (R)-S-oxide reductase MsrB codes for MKKYEEQIKKLTPLQFKVTQENATEQPFNNLYDDEFRDGIYVDVVSKRPLFSSLDKYNSGCGWPSFTKPINEEEVVEKSDFSHGMFRTEIRSSEADSHLGHVFTDGPKDKGGLRYCMNSAALEFIPKEEMREKGYGKYLYLFQENQND; via the coding sequence ATGAAAAAATATGAAGAACAAATAAAAAAACTAACACCCTTACAATTTAAGGTGACTCAAGAAAATGCTACAGAACAGCCTTTTAACAACCTATATGATGATGAATTTAGAGATGGTATTTATGTAGATGTTGTTTCAAAAAGGCCATTATTTTCATCGCTCGATAAATATAACTCTGGTTGTGGTTGGCCGTCATTTACAAAGCCTATCAATGAAGAAGAAGTTGTAGAAAAAAGTGATTTTTCACATGGGATGTTTAGGACTGAAATCAGATCAAGTGAAGCTGATAGTCATTTGGGTCATGTTTTTACTGATGGTCCTAAAGACAAAGGTGGTTTAAGATATTGTATGAACTCTGCTGCTTTAGAGTTTATACCAAAAGAAGAGATGAGAGAAAAGGGTTATGGCAAATACCTTTACTTGTTCCAGGAGAACCAAAATGATTGA
- a CDS encoding SagB/ThcOx family dehydrogenase, whose amino-acid sequence MIEKIKEARKAIRPDWTDLYTLKTYRQMKKEEPEKFYHPESQKIIDLLKIFPNIKQKTLTEVIASRRSTRSYKEQALSFEELSYILYETCRVDHIENGITFKTIPTAGATNSGETYIYVNHVEGVESGIYLYIQDKHQLALINNEENLKDKVNQALLRQLRGAALVFYFTHVLPRVEYKYAYVGPKLACLEAGHACQNLSLIAEVIDSGVCAIAAYKQDETDKILKINGDDHFTIYCATLGKKK is encoded by the coding sequence ATGATTGAAAAAATTAAAGAAGCGAGAAAAGCAATAAGACCAGACTGGACTGATTTATATACATTGAAAACCTATAGGCAAATGAAGAAAGAAGAACCTGAGAAGTTTTATCATCCTGAGAGTCAAAAAATCATTGATTTATTAAAAATATTTCCAAATATTAAACAAAAAACTTTAACTGAAGTCATTGCTTCAAGAAGGAGTACTAGGTCCTATAAGGAACAAGCTCTTTCTTTTGAAGAATTATCCTACATATTATATGAAACATGTAGGGTTGATCATATTGAAAATGGTATAACTTTTAAAACCATTCCAACAGCTGGAGCTACAAATTCAGGAGAAACTTATATTTATGTGAATCATGTAGAAGGTGTTGAATCAGGTATATATCTTTATATTCAAGATAAACATCAGTTGGCATTGATTAATAATGAAGAAAACTTAAAGGATAAAGTAAATCAAGCTTTATTAAGACAATTGAGGGGGGCTGCTCTTGTTTTTTACTTCACCCATGTATTACCAAGGGTTGAATATAAGTATGCATATGTAGGGCCTAAATTAGCTTGCCTAGAGGCCGGCCATGCTTGCCAAAACTTGTCCTTAATCGCAGAAGTTATTGATTCAGGTGTCTGTGCTATTGCAGCTTACAAACAAGATGAGACTGATAAAATACTAAAAATTAATGGTGATGATCATTTCACCATCTATTGTGCTACGCTAGGTAAAAAGAAATAA
- a CDS encoding AAC(3) family N-acetyltransferase has product MKLESIVKKTTKPVTKQMIKIALNELGINKNSKLEVHSSLSSFGFVVNKQYDVIDALVETITQGVIIMPAHTPEMTEPTDWENPPVPVSWHQTIIENRKPFDPLVFEPERIGDIPKTFLRYPHVQRTLHPEVSLAVYNRTNDSSWLNHSFDMRELINPLYKLVEEKGKILMMGTDFYTCTSIHLSEFMSKHASLSKHDYQIKINDQIIKKTIITKYFDDDDLNFKIISERYINQYKNTDDYKQVQCGLATLTLVDANKLFEIAKDFHSHYKVH; this is encoded by the coding sequence ATGAAGCTAGAATCCATCGTCAAGAAAACGACAAAACCAGTCACCAAGCAGATGATTAAGATAGCCTTGAATGAATTAGGTATCAATAAAAACTCTAAATTAGAAGTTCATTCATCTCTTTCATCTTTTGGTTTTGTTGTCAACAAACAGTATGATGTGATTGATGCACTGGTTGAAACTATTACTCAAGGTGTTATAATTATGCCAGCCCATACTCCAGAAATGACTGAACCTACGGACTGGGAAAACCCGCCTGTTCCAGTTTCCTGGCATCAAACTATTATAGAGAATCGAAAACCCTTTGATCCTTTAGTCTTCGAACCTGAAAGAATTGGAGATATACCTAAGACATTTTTGAGATATCCTCATGTTCAAAGAACCTTACACCCTGAAGTATCATTAGCAGTCTATAATAGGACCAATGATTCTTCATGGTTAAATCATAGTTTTGATATGAGAGAATTAATCAATCCTTTATACAAATTAGTTGAAGAAAAAGGTAAAATTTTGATGATGGGTACTGATTTTTACACATGTACCTCAATTCATTTATCAGAGTTTATGTCTAAGCATGCAAGTTTAAGTAAACATGACTACCAAATAAAAATAAATGATCAAATCATAAAAAAAACCATCATCACCAAATACTTTGATGATGATGATTTGAATTTTAAAATTATTAGTGAAAGATATATAAACCAATATAAAAATACTGATGACTACAAACAAGTTCAATGTGGTTTAGCTACATTAACACTTGTAGATGCCAATAAACTATTCGAAATAGCAAAAGATTTTCACAGTCATTATAAGGTTCATTAG
- a CDS encoding gamma-glutamyltransferase family protein, whose translation MNNQYFSRRKVTYAKNNVVASSEGLASQAGLDIIKKGGNAIDAAVATAAALTVVEPCSNGIGSDSFAIIHYQGKTYGLNSSGYSSRNISIDKVKARGFNEMPKYGLVPVTVPGTPKAWATLIKRFGNLSLEEVLEPAIHLARHGFVLNETVGYYFDKAIEHYQKHNKTAEYNHFFRVFTDNGRRYKAGDIFKSEEMAETLEEIASSNADSFYKGDLAKNIVNFMKKYDGFIDEDDLSSFSCDFVEPLSVDYKGYDILELPPNGQGMTALMALNLLKDKEFIKDSPSSLHQQIEAIKIAFSDTQKYLTDPKFMKMDVKYLLSQEYKDLRKKDLTDKAKLMEPIDYKSSGTVYLATADQEGNMVSFIQSNYMGFGSGLVVEGTGISLQNRGHTFSLDKEHHNALQARKRTYHTIIPGFIKQNDKAIGPFGVMGGFMQPQGHLQVIMNMIDYHMNPQEALDAPRFRWDQGLKVALETYFDDSIVKGLKELGHDIFVDPIAGGFGRGQIILNKKDHYEVGTETRCNGHIAYN comes from the coding sequence ATGAATAATCAGTATTTTAGTCGTAGAAAGGTAACCTATGCGAAAAATAATGTGGTCGCTTCTTCTGAAGGTTTAGCATCACAAGCAGGTCTTGATATTATCAAGAAAGGCGGAAACGCTATTGACGCAGCTGTCGCAACAGCAGCAGCATTAACTGTTGTAGAGCCTTGTAGCAATGGTATCGGTAGTGATTCTTTTGCCATTATTCATTATCAAGGTAAAACTTATGGTTTAAACAGCTCTGGCTATAGTTCTCGAAATATATCTATCGATAAAGTAAAGGCAAGAGGTTTTAATGAAATGCCTAAATATGGTCTTGTTCCAGTGACTGTTCCTGGAACACCTAAGGCTTGGGCAACCTTGATTAAACGGTTTGGAAACTTATCTTTAGAAGAGGTCTTAGAACCAGCAATTCATCTAGCAAGACATGGTTTTGTCTTAAATGAAACTGTAGGATATTATTTTGATAAAGCTATTGAGCATTATCAAAAACATAATAAGACAGCTGAGTATAATCATTTCTTTAGAGTTTTCACTGATAATGGTAGACGCTATAAGGCTGGTGATATCTTTAAGTCAGAGGAAATGGCAGAAACTTTAGAAGAAATAGCTTCTAGCAATGCTGATAGTTTTTATAAAGGTGACTTAGCAAAAAATATTGTAAACTTCATGAAAAAATATGATGGTTTTATTGATGAAGATGATTTATCAAGTTTTTCTTGTGATTTTGTTGAACCATTATCAGTAGATTATAAGGGATATGATATTTTAGAATTACCACCAAATGGTCAAGGCATGACTGCTTTAATGGCTCTAAATTTGCTTAAGGATAAAGAATTTATTAAAGATTCTCCGTCTTCTTTACACCAACAAATAGAAGCCATCAAGATTGCTTTTTCAGACACTCAAAAATATCTAACTGATCCTAAATTTATGAAGATGGATGTTAAATACTTATTAAGTCAAGAATATAAAGATTTGAGAAAAAAAGATTTGACTGATAAAGCGAAACTGATGGAGCCGATTGATTATAAATCGTCAGGGACTGTTTACTTAGCTACTGCTGACCAAGAAGGAAATATGGTTTCATTTATCCAATCAAACTATATGGGGTTCGGAAGTGGATTAGTGGTTGAGGGAACTGGAATATCCTTGCAAAATAGAGGACATACTTTCTCGCTAGATAAAGAACACCATAATGCTTTACAAGCAAGAAAAAGAACTTACCATACCATTATACCGGGTTTTATAAAGCAAAATGATAAAGCTATTGGTCCTTTTGGTGTTATGGGTGGATTCATGCAACCTCAAGGACATTTACAAGTCATTATGAATATGATAGATTACCATATGAATCCACAAGAGGCTTTAGATGCCCCAAGATTTAGATGGGATCAAGGATTAAAAGTCGCTTTAGAAACATATTTTGATGATTCAATTGTTAAGGGATTAAAAGAACTTGGTCACGATATTTTTGTTGATCCGATTGCTGGTGGTTTTGGAAGAGGACAAATCATTCTTAATAAAAAAGACCATTACGAAGTCGGGACAGAAACCCGATGTAATGGTCATATCGCTTATAACTAA
- the pepT gene encoding peptidase T — protein sequence MELLERFLKYVTYDTQSDSNSKTYPSTDKQLILLKDLLKELNQMGIKADMDQYGYVIGRIPSNLDKLVPSLALIAHVDTSPDASGKNVKAKIIKAYQGGRLLLNEEKEIYLDPKQFPNLLDKIDDDLIVTDGTTLLGADDKLGVAEIMTIAEELQEHPEIKHGDIVIVFTPDEEVGTGTEFIDIKKINADFAFTLDGSKVGEIAYENFNAASAHLTFYGRSVHPGSAKNKLINSLDIANEFYGLLPKNLKAELTEDYEGFNHLVSQSGTVEKTTMMMIIRNHDKLLFDKQKADFLNIQNFINKKYGFHACDLQIKDSYYNMVEILKNHQSKINIAIEAIKEHGFEPIIEPIRGGTDGARLSFMGLPCPNLGTGGYNFHGPFEYASVKEMYMAKEIVKSIIYKFTQL from the coding sequence ATGGAATTATTAGAAAGATTTTTAAAGTATGTAACTTACGACACCCAATCTGATTCAAATTCTAAAACTTATCCTTCGACGGATAAGCAATTGATTTTATTAAAAGACTTATTAAAAGAACTTAATCAAATGGGAATTAAGGCTGATATGGACCAATATGGTTATGTCATCGGAAGAATTCCGAGTAATCTTGACAAATTAGTCCCTAGCCTTGCTTTAATTGCTCATGTAGATACATCGCCTGATGCAAGCGGAAAAAATGTTAAAGCTAAAATCATTAAAGCTTATCAAGGCGGAAGATTATTGTTGAATGAAGAAAAAGAGATTTATTTAGATCCTAAACAATTCCCAAATTTATTGGATAAAATAGATGATGATTTGATTGTAACGGATGGAACAACCTTACTTGGCGCCGATGATAAATTAGGTGTAGCAGAAATCATGACTATAGCTGAAGAATTACAAGAACATCCAGAGATTAAACATGGCGATATTGTTATTGTATTTACACCTGATGAAGAGGTTGGCACAGGGACTGAATTCATTGACATAAAAAAAATTAATGCAGATTTCGCTTTTACTTTGGATGGATCAAAGGTTGGCGAAATTGCTTATGAAAACTTTAACGCAGCCAGTGCTCATCTCACTTTTTATGGTAGATCAGTTCATCCTGGTTCCGCTAAAAACAAACTTATAAATTCATTGGATATAGCCAATGAATTTTATGGTTTATTACCAAAAAATCTAAAAGCAGAACTTACTGAGGATTATGAAGGGTTTAATCATTTGGTGAGTCAATCAGGAACTGTTGAAAAAACAACAATGATGATGATTATTAGAAACCATGATAAGCTTTTATTTGATAAGCAAAAAGCAGACTTTTTGAACATTCAAAATTTTATCAATAAAAAATATGGTTTCCATGCTTGTGATTTACAGATTAAAGACTCATACTATAATATGGTAGAAATCTTAAAAAATCACCAAAGTAAAATTAATATTGCTATTGAAGCCATTAAAGAACATGGATTTGAACCAATCATTGAACCAATTCGAGGTGGAACTGATGGTGCTAGACTATCTTTTATGGGCTTACCATGTCCTAATTTAGGTACTGGCGGTTATAATTTCCATGGTCCTTTTGAGTATGCTTCAGTTAAAGAAATGTATATGGCTAAGGAAATTGTTAAAAGCATTATTTATAAGTTTACTCAGTTATAA
- a CDS encoding alpha/beta hydrolase, which produces MGKHFLHKHHLDDLFGVQLVKLGFIIKKTLSKLNITDRFYEGNSKHYHYPKKVLWNIQTMQGIKVETLQYKNQNPKHCLLQLHGGAYLYDFNDNYRDMAHKYIKIHPEFKVVSPYYSLAPKYPFPKALNEVFSIYKKLLEEYKAENIIFTGDSAGGGLVLALAYEIKDQGLPLPKAIITMSAWTDFAAEGDSYKYNMHKDIFFRVGDTKLDKLAYAGNYSYKHDKVSPKYGDYNKLPNLLMFVGGDELIKSDTLAIGLKHPNAIVHEFARMFHVFPLGFKVMSSSRKAWEIIEEYLNKQFSEEKNNGKNKD; this is translated from the coding sequence ATGGGAAAACATTTTTTACACAAGCATCATTTAGATGATTTATTTGGAGTTCAACTTGTAAAATTAGGATTTATTATTAAGAAAACATTAAGCAAATTGAATATTACCGATCGTTTCTATGAAGGAAACTCAAAACATTATCACTATCCGAAAAAAGTCTTATGGAATATTCAAACCATGCAGGGTATCAAAGTAGAAACCTTGCAATATAAAAATCAAAATCCTAAGCATTGTCTATTGCAATTGCATGGGGGAGCTTATTTATATGATTTTAATGATAATTATAGAGACATGGCACATAAGTATATTAAAATTCATCCTGAATTTAAAGTGGTATCTCCCTATTATTCTTTAGCACCTAAATATCCTTTTCCCAAAGCCTTAAATGAAGTTTTTTCAATATATAAAAAATTGTTAGAAGAATATAAAGCAGAAAATATTATTTTTACTGGAGACAGTGCTGGTGGCGGACTAGTCTTAGCACTGGCTTATGAAATCAAAGATCAAGGTTTACCCCTACCTAAAGCAATTATTACCATGTCTGCTTGGACAGATTTTGCTGCAGAAGGAGATTCTTACAAGTATAATATGCATAAAGACATATTTTTTAGGGTGGGAGACACAAAACTAGATAAATTAGCTTATGCAGGTAATTATTCATATAAACATGACAAAGTCTCTCCTAAATATGGAGACTATAATAAACTACCTAACTTATTAATGTTTGTGGGTGGTGATGAACTGATTAAGTCCGATACCTTGGCTATAGGATTAAAACATCCAAATGCCATCGTTCATGAATTCGCTCGAATGTTTCATGTTTTTCCTCTAGGATTTAAGGTGATGTCATCATCTAGAAAAGCATGGGAGATTATTGAAGAATATTTAAACAAACAGTTCAGTGAGGAGAAAAACAATGGCAAAAACAAAGACTAG